In Comamonadaceae bacterium OTU4NAUVB1, one DNA window encodes the following:
- a CDS encoding carboxymuconolactone decarboxylase family protein, with product MNAPATPATPATPATPADDYAAGLQNRRRVLGDAWVDKSLANRTGFNAEFQELITRHAWNDIWGRPALGDRTRRFMVLSMMLGIHAYEEFAMHVRAALDGPPESRLTPDDIKEVIMMSAIYCGVPVANHAFGIAGAILREKGLLTPADAPAAGT from the coding sequence ATGAACGCTCCCGCCACGCCCGCCACGCCTGCCACGCCCGCCACGCCCGCCGACGACTACGCGGCCGGCCTGCAGAACCGCCGCCGCGTGCTGGGCGACGCCTGGGTCGACAAGTCGCTCGCCAACCGCACCGGCTTCAACGCCGAGTTCCAGGAACTGATCACGCGCCACGCGTGGAACGACATCTGGGGCCGGCCCGCGCTGGGCGACCGGACCCGTCGCTTCATGGTGCTGTCGATGATGCTGGGCATCCACGCCTACGAGGAGTTCGCGATGCACGTGCGCGCCGCGCTCGACGGGCCGCCCGAGTCGCGCCTCACGCCCGACGACATCAAGGAGGTCATCATGATGTCGGCCATCTACTGCGGCGTGCCGGTGGCCAACCACGCCTTCGGCATCGCCGGGGCCATCCTGCGCGAGAAGGGCCTGCTGACGCCGGCCGACGCGCCCGCCGCCGGGACGTGA
- a CDS encoding MFS transporter produces the protein MSGAPPRPGASFALLLPLLLAAQPVATDSYLPALPAIARELGSASASLTLFVLAFGIAQLVCGPLADRFGRRPVLLGGLALYVVAAAGGAFAPGIALLGAWRATQGMAMAAILVCARAAVRDLYPAHEGPHVMARGLTGLGAVALVSPVLGAQVVQHLGWRAVLLGMSLYAAALLALCWRRFDETRAPRAAGVAAPVGSARAVFASASFRAWASLSATTYGGLFVFLLLSPIVYIGHLGLSPASYGWIPAGGSLVYILGTTACRRLLRRHGALRSVQAASLLSLAGATVQVLGCWLAPGSVVPLLAGHVLYAFGHGIHQPCGQAGAVGELPHLAGRAVSWSGFGMMMVAFATGQIAARFVDAGHTHGAWPMVVPLLLAGLVLVAIAFVWLPRLPPLFKEPPPP, from the coding sequence GTGAGCGGGGCGCCGCCGCGCCCGGGCGCGAGCTTCGCGCTGCTGCTGCCGCTGCTGCTCGCGGCGCAGCCCGTGGCCACCGACAGCTACCTGCCGGCATTGCCGGCCATCGCGCGCGAACTGGGTTCGGCCAGCGCCAGCCTGACGCTGTTCGTGCTGGCCTTCGGCATCGCGCAGCTGGTGTGCGGGCCGCTGGCCGACCGCTTCGGGCGCCGGCCGGTGCTGCTGGGCGGGCTGGCGCTGTACGTCGTCGCGGCGGCCGGCGGCGCGTTCGCGCCGGGCATCGCGCTGCTGGGCGCCTGGCGCGCGACGCAGGGCATGGCGATGGCCGCGATCCTGGTGTGCGCCCGCGCGGCCGTGCGCGACCTCTACCCCGCCCACGAGGGGCCGCACGTCATGGCACGCGGGCTGACCGGGCTGGGCGCGGTCGCGCTGGTGTCGCCGGTGCTGGGCGCGCAGGTGGTGCAGCACCTCGGCTGGCGCGCCGTCCTGCTGGGCATGTCGCTCTACGCGGCGGCGCTGCTGGCGCTGTGCTGGCGGCGCTTCGACGAGACCCGGGCGCCGCGCGCGGCCGGCGTGGCGGCACCCGTCGGCAGCGCGCGCGCGGTGTTCGCCAGCGCCTCGTTCCGCGCCTGGGCCAGCCTCTCCGCGACGACCTACGGCGGCCTGTTCGTCTTCCTGCTGCTCTCGCCCATCGTCTACATCGGCCATCTGGGCCTGTCGCCCGCGTCGTATGGCTGGATTCCCGCCGGGGGCTCGCTGGTCTACATCCTGGGCACCACCGCGTGCCGCCGGCTGCTGCGCCGCCACGGCGCGCTGCGCTCGGTCCAGGCGGCCTCGCTGCTGAGTCTTGCGGGCGCCACCGTGCAGGTGCTGGGGTGCTGGCTGGCGCCGGGCAGCGTGGTCCCGCTCCTGGCCGGGCACGTGCTCTACGCGTTCGGCCACGGCATCCACCAGCCGTGCGGCCAGGCCGGCGCCGTCGGCGAGCTCCCGCACCTGGCCGGCCGCGCGGTGTCGTGGTCGGGCTTCGGCATGATGATGGTGGCGTTCGCCACCGGCCAGATCGCGGCCCGGTTCGTCGATGCCGGCCACACCCACGGCGCCTGGCCGATGGTGGTGCCCCTGCTGCTGGCGGGCCTCGTGCTGGTCGCCATCGCCTTCGTCTGGCTGCCGCGCCTTCCTCCGCTCTTCAAGGAACCTCCCCCACCATGA
- a CDS encoding alpha/beta fold hydrolase → MTAPRLHVVREGEGPFVVLSHALGSDLRMWDGVAALLARAHTVLRYDHRNHGGSERVAEPFGMQALGRDAAALIERETGGEPVHFVGLSMGGMTAQALAAERPDLLRSVTIANSSAHYPDPAPWRARAEAVAARGVEAIADGAVERWLTPAFAATPEGATAARALRDVLVRNDPRAYIDSCAAVAAIDLREGNRRIAVPTLVIAGAQDLATPPAMSEAIVAAIPGARLATLDAAHVSAVERPAEFVALLIDFWRSL, encoded by the coding sequence ATGACCGCTCCCCGTCTCCATGTCGTCCGCGAGGGCGAAGGCCCTTTCGTCGTCCTCAGCCACGCCCTGGGCAGCGACCTGCGCATGTGGGACGGCGTCGCCGCGCTGCTCGCGCGCGCCCACACCGTGCTGCGCTACGACCACCGCAACCACGGCGGCTCCGAACGCGTGGCGGAACCGTTCGGCATGCAGGCGCTGGGGCGCGACGCCGCCGCGCTCATCGAGCGCGAGACCGGCGGCGAGCCGGTGCATTTCGTCGGCCTGTCGATGGGCGGCATGACGGCGCAGGCGCTGGCGGCGGAGCGCCCCGACCTGCTGCGCAGCGTGACGATCGCCAACTCGTCGGCCCATTACCCGGACCCGGCGCCCTGGCGCGCGCGCGCCGAGGCCGTGGCCGCCCGGGGCGTCGAGGCCATCGCCGACGGCGCCGTCGAGCGCTGGCTGACGCCCGCCTTCGCGGCCACGCCCGAGGGCGCGACCGCCGCGCGCGCGCTGCGCGACGTGCTGGTGCGCAACGACCCCCGGGCCTACATCGACAGCTGCGCCGCCGTCGCCGCGATCGACCTGCGCGAGGGCAACCGCCGCATCGCGGTGCCGACGCTGGTGATCGCCGGCGCGCAGGACCTGGCGACGCCGCCGGCGATGTCCGAGGCCATCGTCGCGGCGATCCCCGGCGCGCGGCTGGCGACCCTGGACGCCGCGCACGTCAGCGCGGTCGAGCGGCCGGCGGAGTTCGTGGCGCTGCTGATCGATTTCTGGCGCAGCCTCTGA